In the Chloroflexota bacterium genome, one interval contains:
- a CDS encoding phosphoribosyltransferase, with the protein MPFRDRAAAGRILAERLDAGALGLTDPTRPPPDDGTRVVVLGIPRGGVPVAAAIARRVGARLDVLVAHKVGAPGQADLAIGAVAADGSVRREPWSRSYATDGEFRVAAALEIERARARAAMLRAGRPAVPLDGVTAVLVDDGIATGSTMLIAVEAARRAGAARVVVAVPVAAEQALEALVAVADAVVAVAVPRDFRSVGTWYEHFDQVDDETVRMLLGGLASG; encoded by the coding sequence CTGCCGTTCCGCGATCGCGCCGCGGCCGGCCGGATCCTCGCGGAACGCCTCGACGCGGGCGCCCTCGGTCTCACCGATCCGACCAGACCGCCGCCCGATGACGGGACCCGCGTCGTCGTGCTCGGGATCCCGCGCGGGGGAGTACCGGTGGCGGCGGCCATCGCCCGGAGGGTGGGAGCCCGGCTCGACGTCCTCGTGGCGCACAAGGTCGGTGCTCCGGGCCAGGCCGACCTGGCGATCGGTGCGGTCGCCGCCGATGGATCCGTCCGCCGCGAGCCCTGGTCCCGCTCGTACGCCACGGACGGTGAGTTCCGGGTCGCCGCCGCTCTCGAGATCGAGCGAGCGCGGGCCCGTGCGGCGATGCTCCGGGCTGGTCGTCCGGCCGTGCCGCTCGATGGGGTGACCGCGGTCCTGGTCGATGACGGCATCGCCACCGGCTCGACGATGCTCATCGCGGTCGAGGCCGCCCGCCGAGCCGGTGCGGCGCGGGTGGTGGTGGCGGTGCCCGTCGCGGCGGAGCAGGCGCTCGAAGCGCTCGTTGCGGTGGCGGATGCGGTGGTCGCCGTGGCGGTGCCGCGCGACTTCCGGTCGGTCGGAACCTGGTACGAGCACTTCGACCAGGTGGACGACGAGACGGTCCGGATGCTGCTGGGGGGACTCGCTTCTGGCTGA
- a CDS encoding 2-oxoacid:acceptor oxidoreductase family protein, protein MKTAAASSALRASQRSTTARPTAAPASTARYPGIPAIVDGSEAIAHVETRISEAACAYPITPSTTMAAIYQAAVAEGTPNLWGVTPRFLEPESEHSSASAAEGVALAGGRVTNFTAGQGLILMKEVLYVIAGKRLPVVFHVGARALTSQALNIHAGHDDVMGVADTGWGILFARNAQEAADLTAIARRAAEATDTPFLVVQDGFLTTHTLENVRLPEDDLLREFVGDPRDRLRSLFDPAEGLMTGVVQNQDSYMKGRIAQRAYYDRLPGAVAEAMTTWGDLTGRRMAPIQLHRVEDAETVLIAMGSIADTALSVVDHLRRGGRLAGCVAVTSYRPFPAGAIASAVRHARSIVVVERTDEPAAADNPLTREVKAALFDVAAEGELVPRVLSVSAGLGSRDVAAGDLVAIFDWASRPRHLYTDAPLDGVRPERIGRYAVVGIRHPLALTRVDVDLRPTGAYSLRGHSIGGFGSVTTNKLVATIVGELFDLYVQAYPRYGSEKKGLPTTYYLTIADEPIRGHAELDRVDMVPLHDVSAFGIGDPLAGLVEGGTLFIQTALTDPEAIWASIPAPARAAILARRIRVTALDTARLARVHAPRPDLQVRMQGVALAGVFLRVAPFAARAGLEREALLEAVRARLGRFFGKRGDAVVAANLAVVAAAYDGLIEVTASIGAADGDPARGTEDARPDGGEHVHA, encoded by the coding sequence ATGAAGACCGCCGCCGCGTCCTCGGCGCTCCGCGCGTCGCAGCGCTCGACGACCGCCCGTCCGACCGCGGCGCCGGCGTCGACGGCGCGCTACCCGGGCATCCCCGCCATCGTCGACGGCTCGGAGGCGATCGCGCACGTCGAGACGCGCATCTCCGAGGCCGCCTGCGCCTATCCGATCACCCCGTCCACGACGATGGCCGCGATCTACCAGGCAGCGGTCGCCGAGGGGACGCCGAACCTGTGGGGCGTCACCCCTCGCTTCCTCGAGCCGGAGAGCGAGCACTCGTCCGCCTCGGCGGCCGAAGGGGTGGCCCTCGCCGGCGGCCGGGTGACGAATTTCACGGCCGGCCAGGGCCTCATCCTCATGAAGGAAGTCCTGTACGTCATCGCCGGCAAACGGCTGCCGGTCGTCTTCCACGTCGGCGCCCGGGCCCTCACGAGTCAGGCCCTCAACATCCACGCCGGCCACGACGACGTGATGGGAGTGGCGGACACGGGCTGGGGGATCCTCTTCGCCCGGAACGCCCAGGAGGCCGCGGATCTGACCGCGATCGCCCGGCGTGCCGCCGAGGCGACGGATACGCCGTTCCTCGTCGTCCAGGACGGGTTCCTCACGACCCACACGCTCGAGAACGTCCGCCTCCCCGAGGACGACCTGCTCCGCGAGTTCGTCGGCGATCCGCGCGACCGCCTGCGGAGCCTGTTCGATCCGGCCGAGGGGCTCATGACCGGCGTCGTCCAGAACCAGGACAGCTACATGAAGGGGCGCATCGCCCAGCGCGCCTACTACGACCGGCTGCCCGGCGCGGTCGCCGAGGCGATGACGACCTGGGGGGACCTCACCGGCCGACGGATGGCCCCGATCCAGCTCCATCGGGTCGAAGACGCGGAGACGGTCCTCATCGCGATGGGTTCGATCGCCGACACCGCCCTCAGCGTCGTCGATCACCTGCGGCGCGGCGGTCGCCTGGCGGGCTGCGTTGCCGTGACGAGCTACCGGCCGTTTCCGGCCGGCGCGATCGCGAGCGCCGTGCGTCACGCCCGTTCGATCGTGGTCGTCGAACGGACGGACGAGCCCGCCGCGGCCGACAACCCGCTCACGCGCGAAGTGAAGGCCGCGCTCTTCGACGTGGCTGCCGAGGGCGAGCTCGTCCCGCGCGTGCTGTCGGTCTCGGCAGGTCTCGGCTCGCGCGATGTCGCAGCCGGCGACCTCGTCGCCATCTTCGACTGGGCGAGCCGTCCACGCCATCTTTACACCGACGCTCCGCTGGACGGTGTCCGACCCGAACGGATCGGGCGCTACGCTGTCGTCGGGATCCGCCACCCGCTCGCCCTGACCCGGGTCGACGTCGACCTGCGGCCGACCGGCGCCTACAGCCTCCGCGGACACTCGATCGGCGGATTCGGCAGCGTCACGACGAACAAGCTGGTGGCGACGATCGTCGGCGAGCTCTTCGATCTGTACGTCCAGGCCTACCCGCGCTACGGATCTGAGAAGAAGGGCCTGCCGACGACGTACTACCTGACGATCGCCGATGAACCGATCCGCGGCCACGCCGAGCTCGACCGGGTCGACATGGTTCCACTCCACGACGTCTCGGCATTTGGCATCGGCGACCCCCTCGCGGGCCTCGTCGAAGGTGGCACCCTCTTCATCCAGACCGCGCTCACCGACCCGGAGGCGATCTGGGCGTCCATCCCGGCACCCGCCCGGGCGGCGATCCTCGCCCGGCGGATCCGGGTGACCGCGCTCGATACGGCCCGGCTTGCCCGGGTCCACGCGCCGCGGCCCGACCTCCAGGTCCGGATGCAGGGGGTCGCGCTCGCGGGGGTCTTCCTCCGCGTAGCGCCGTTCGCGGCCCGGGCCGGTCTCGAGCGCGAGGCGCTGCTCGAGGCTGTCCGAGCCCGGCTCGGACGCTTCTTCGGCAAGCGCGGTGACGCGGTCGTCGCGGCGAACCTGGCCGTCGTCGCGGCCGCGTACGACGGACTCATCGAGGTAACGGCCTCGATCGGCGCCGCCGATGGCGATCCGGCCCGTGGAACGGAGGACGCCCGCCCCGACGGCGGCGAACACGTCCATGCCTGA
- a CDS encoding 4Fe-4S dicluster domain-containing protein, whose protein sequence is MPDTTPLIEGTGVLKERHDARLGATLPLLDVGAYVEDFNASIVGAYRRGVADAEMPADAGLARSIIPPGTAATRDFSRLAPRIPAFVAEACVGCMACVNACPDTAILGVALPQSQKDAAVATFAATQPDPILAAETADSHWVRTQKYAEVPSRRGLEPAAFGIFVDPIHCKGCAECVEVCHVLGYDALRMIDKVETEPSGESTLARYERNQRFFRSLPVTPPAYRNEKALADLMLGEHAIGYVGGAGSCAGCGEATAIRMLVAATRQVHGPESMGVVAATGCNTVYGSTYPFNPYLVPWTNSLFENAPAVALGIRARWDQAGFPERKLWVIGGDGAMYDIGFQSLSRMVAAAADVKVLVLDTQVYSNTGGQASTASFGGQVTKLSAFGSAIHGRPERRKELGRILIAHGEVYVAQTTPAHINHFYRSIMEANAYPGPAVVVAYTPCMPEHGIADDSSSRQAKLAVDSRAFPLLTYDPRRGPSMAERLSLTGNPATRGDWATEPDGSVIDFLTFARTEGRFAPHFAADGTPTPEILATREDRLANWHLLQELAGLR, encoded by the coding sequence ATGCCTGACACCACGCCGCTCATCGAGGGTACGGGCGTGCTGAAGGAACGTCACGATGCTCGGCTCGGCGCGACCCTGCCGCTCCTCGACGTCGGCGCATACGTCGAGGACTTCAACGCCTCGATCGTGGGGGCATATCGGCGCGGCGTGGCAGACGCCGAGATGCCGGCCGACGCGGGACTCGCCCGGAGCATCATCCCGCCCGGTACCGCCGCGACTCGCGACTTCAGCCGTCTCGCCCCGCGGATTCCGGCGTTCGTGGCCGAGGCGTGCGTCGGCTGCATGGCCTGCGTCAACGCCTGCCCCGACACGGCGATCCTCGGGGTCGCCCTGCCGCAGTCGCAGAAGGACGCGGCCGTCGCCACGTTCGCCGCGACACAGCCCGACCCGATCCTGGCGGCCGAGACGGCGGACTCCCATTGGGTCCGGACCCAGAAGTACGCGGAGGTACCCTCGCGGCGCGGTCTCGAACCGGCCGCCTTCGGCATCTTCGTCGACCCCATCCACTGCAAGGGCTGCGCGGAATGCGTCGAGGTCTGCCACGTCCTGGGCTACGACGCGCTCCGCATGATCGACAAGGTCGAGACCGAGCCGTCCGGTGAGAGCACGCTCGCGCGCTACGAGCGCAACCAGCGCTTCTTCCGTTCGCTGCCCGTCACTCCGCCCGCCTACCGCAACGAGAAGGCGCTCGCCGACCTCATGCTCGGGGAGCACGCGATCGGCTATGTCGGCGGCGCCGGCAGCTGCGCCGGTTGTGGCGAGGCGACCGCGATCCGCATGCTCGTCGCGGCGACGCGACAGGTCCACGGACCGGAGTCCATGGGCGTGGTCGCCGCCACCGGCTGCAACACGGTGTACGGGAGCACGTACCCATTCAACCCGTACCTCGTGCCGTGGACGAACTCGCTCTTCGAGAACGCGCCGGCGGTCGCCCTCGGGATCCGGGCGCGGTGGGACCAGGCGGGGTTCCCGGAGCGGAAGCTGTGGGTCATCGGCGGCGATGGTGCGATGTACGACATCGGCTTCCAGTCGCTCTCCCGGATGGTCGCCGCAGCCGCCGACGTGAAGGTCCTCGTCCTCGACACGCAGGTCTACTCGAACACCGGCGGTCAGGCCTCGACGGCGAGCTTCGGCGGCCAGGTCACGAAGCTGTCGGCCTTCGGCTCGGCGATCCACGGGCGGCCCGAACGCCGCAAGGAGCTCGGCCGGATCCTCATCGCCCACGGCGAGGTGTACGTCGCGCAGACGACGCCGGCCCACATCAACCATTTCTACCGCTCGATCATGGAGGCCAACGCCTACCCGGGGCCCGCCGTGGTCGTGGCCTACACGCCGTGCATGCCGGAGCACGGCATCGCCGACGATTCGTCCAGCCGCCAGGCGAAGCTGGCCGTCGACTCCCGCGCATTCCCGCTCCTGACCTACGACCCGCGGCGCGGTCCATCGATGGCCGAGCGGCTGTCGCTGACCGGCAACCCGGCCACGAGGGGTGACTGGGCGACGGAGCCGGACGGCAGTGTCATCGACTTCCTGACCTTCGCCCGGACAGAGGGTCGGTTCGCGCCACACTTCGCGGCGGATGGCACGCCGACGCCCGAGATCCTCGCCACGCGCGAGGACCGGCTGGCGAACTGGCACCTGCTCCAGGAGCTCGCCGGGCTGCGCTGA
- a CDS encoding glycosyltransferase family 4 protein, translating into MNGTVGYLTKRFPRLSETFILDEILGLEAAGVPLRLYALAHPGEEVVQPDVARVASPLVYLHPPGGWRQRMTTARATVAAHGRLLARSPRRYLGVVGYLAWKRHHLSSVRHFLEAGRLVLLLEAEDARHLHAAFAHGPASVAHFVHLLTGLPFSFAAHAKDLYLSAPDLLARKAAAAEFVLVCSESAAAALRALPGAGAARIVLAHHGVDTSRFRPQTGGFGTSAMTAHGASPLRLLAVGRLVEKKGYPILLEALAQARAAGHAVEMDVIGGGPQLRALEARAGALGLAGSVRFLGARTHQEVAAAYLRADAFVQASVVLADGDRDGIPNSLLEAMATGLPVVATTVGGIPEVVIHGQSGLLAPPGDAAALARLLVMLATDRDLQRQLGRHARARVVEEFDRGGMIRAVAPLFGQPAVQKAA; encoded by the coding sequence ATGAACGGCACCGTCGGCTACCTGACCAAGCGCTTCCCTCGGCTGTCCGAGACCTTCATCCTCGATGAGATCCTCGGGCTCGAGGCCGCGGGCGTGCCGCTCCGTCTCTACGCCCTTGCCCATCCGGGCGAGGAGGTCGTCCAGCCGGACGTGGCCCGCGTCGCGAGCCCGCTCGTGTACCTTCATCCGCCCGGCGGCTGGCGACAGCGGATGACAACGGCCCGCGCGACCGTCGCTGCCCATGGCCGCCTGCTGGCACGTTCGCCCCGGCGCTACCTGGGGGTCGTGGGCTATCTGGCCTGGAAGCGCCACCATCTCTCGTCGGTGCGTCACTTCCTCGAGGCTGGCCGCCTGGTGCTGTTGCTCGAGGCAGAGGACGCTCGGCACCTCCACGCCGCGTTCGCCCACGGCCCGGCGTCGGTGGCCCACTTCGTCCACCTCCTCACCGGGCTCCCCTTCAGCTTTGCCGCCCACGCGAAGGACCTGTACCTCTCGGCTCCCGACCTGCTGGCTCGCAAGGCGGCTGCGGCGGAGTTCGTCCTCGTCTGCTCCGAGTCGGCGGCGGCAGCCCTCCGCGCATTGCCCGGTGCCGGCGCCGCAAGGATCGTGCTCGCCCACCACGGCGTCGACACCTCCCGCTTCAGGCCCCAGACCGGCGGGTTCGGCACGTCGGCCATGACCGCGCACGGCGCGTCGCCCCTGCGTCTGCTGGCCGTTGGCCGTCTGGTCGAGAAGAAGGGCTACCCGATCCTCCTGGAGGCGTTGGCGCAGGCTCGGGCCGCGGGGCACGCGGTCGAGATGGATGTGATCGGTGGAGGTCCGCAGCTGCGAGCCCTCGAGGCCCGCGCGGGTGCGCTCGGGCTGGCCGGCAGCGTGCGCTTCCTCGGCGCGCGCACCCATCAGGAGGTCGCGGCGGCCTATCTGCGGGCGGACGCCTTCGTCCAGGCCAGTGTCGTGCTCGCCGACGGAGATCGCGACGGGATACCCAATTCGCTCCTCGAGGCGATGGCGACCGGGTTGCCCGTGGTGGCCACGACCGTCGGCGGCATCCCCGAGGTGGTGATTCACGGCCAGAGTGGCCTCCTCGCCCCGCCCGGCGACGCAGCGGCCCTGGCCCGCCTGCTGGTCATGCTCGCGACCGACCGGGACCTCCAGCGGCAGCTCGGCCGGCACGCCCGGGCACGGGTCGTCGAGGAGTTCGATCGCGGCGGCATGATCCGGGCCGTCGCGCCGCTGTTCGGTCAGCCCGCCGTTCAGAAAGCCGCCTGA
- a CDS encoding glycosyltransferase family 4 protein, which translates to MRVAYLLPDPGIPAGGVKGASVHVAEVCRALVDVGAEVRLFAMRAVGPPPAGVELDVFDCPPLPSGAQGEEPRRRAVEDFLAWAEVELAGFAADVIFERLSLFAGTGGALAARLAVPRVVEVNAPVAAERARHPGLALVAQAEAAERSALDGATVLAVSPPMATWSRGRGAASVTTIPNGVDADRFAPQRNAAAAAAIRSTLGVERSELVGFVGSMKPWHGVGTLMDAVALLAPRRPRLRLLLVGEGPALADLNARASQQDLVDRCHLTGPVPSAEVPGYLAALDVAVAPYHDPGLDEGFYFSPLKVVEAMAAARPIVASDFPPIEAMLDGTGRLVPPGDADALAEALVDLLDDPTAAHALGLRARRRAMTHFSWRAVASSMLAMAGPGDPRDPALGADAGVLRRAGRP; encoded by the coding sequence ATGCGGGTCGCGTATCTCCTCCCCGATCCGGGCATCCCGGCCGGCGGCGTCAAGGGAGCGTCGGTCCACGTGGCCGAGGTCTGCCGAGCGCTGGTGGACGTGGGCGCCGAGGTGCGATTGTTCGCCATGCGCGCGGTCGGACCACCGCCGGCAGGCGTGGAGCTCGACGTGTTCGATTGCCCTCCGCTCCCATCCGGAGCGCAGGGCGAAGAACCCCGGCGGCGGGCGGTCGAGGACTTCCTCGCCTGGGCAGAGGTCGAGCTCGCGGGCTTCGCTGCCGACGTCATCTTCGAACGTCTCTCGCTCTTCGCCGGGACCGGCGGAGCGCTGGCAGCGCGCCTCGCCGTGCCGCGTGTCGTGGAGGTGAATGCTCCGGTCGCTGCGGAGCGGGCGCGTCACCCGGGGCTCGCGCTCGTGGCGCAGGCGGAGGCCGCGGAGCGGAGTGCCCTGGACGGGGCCACCGTGCTCGCCGTCTCGCCGCCCATGGCGACCTGGAGCCGCGGGCGAGGGGCGGCCTCCGTCACGACCATCCCCAACGGGGTGGACGCCGACCGATTCGCCCCGCAGCGGAATGCCGCCGCTGCCGCCGCCATCCGCTCGACCCTCGGCGTGGAGCGATCGGAACTCGTCGGCTTCGTCGGCAGCATGAAGCCGTGGCACGGCGTCGGGACGCTGATGGACGCGGTCGCCCTGCTCGCGCCGCGGCGGCCGCGGCTCCGCCTGTTGCTGGTGGGTGAGGGCCCCGCGCTTGCGGACCTGAACGCCCGCGCCAGCCAGCAGGACCTGGTCGACCGATGCCACCTCACCGGCCCGGTGCCGAGCGCCGAGGTGCCGGGCTACCTCGCCGCCCTCGACGTGGCCGTCGCCCCCTACCACGACCCGGGTCTCGACGAGGGGTTCTACTTTTCGCCGCTCAAGGTCGTGGAGGCGATGGCCGCGGCGCGCCCGATCGTGGCCTCCGACTTCCCGCCCATCGAGGCGATGCTGGACGGCACCGGGCGGCTCGTCCCTCCGGGCGATGCCGATGCGCTCGCCGAGGCGCTGGTCGACCTCCTCGACGACCCGACCGCCGCACACGCCCTCGGGCTGAGGGCGCGGAGGCGCGCGATGACCCACTTCAGCTGGCGTGCCGTCGCGTCGAGCATGCTGGCCATGGCCGGCCCAGGTGACCCACGCGACCCGGCGCTCGGCGCAGACGCCGGAGTACTGCGCCGTGCAGGCCGGCCGTAG
- a CDS encoding ABC transporter ATP-binding protein: MAGQRSSATAARSAPSTGAAAATGAASTTGSGSGSVLRRFLPFLGPVRGTLALGIAAGVVQTVFQWMSPWPLKLIFDSVLNNIPLPAFLAFLPAAPDARLAVLAAGMALIAVGIGVFGYASTVWLAQAGQRLVYDVRVALFGHLTAQSLAFHDARTTGDMMSRLSGDAQALQAMMISAVPTLLNNVLTMVGIVVIMFLVDWRFALVTLALVPVLHLSARRMIVGLKTAVRQARRQEGVASGVAQEVLAAISAVQVFGRESDESDRFASATANGLAASRRAIALQSGLTSVAGGIMALGAVPVVWLGALAIIHGQLTVGELLLFTAYLRATYTPIRQTAKLAIVFGQGMAAAERIAEVLDTAEEVPERPSAHAPGPGPGTLTFEHVGYRYATGRPVLEDVGLEIPAGTRLAIVGATGSGKSTLVRLIPRFYDPTAGSVRLDGVDLRDLTLAGLRGRVAMVTQEPYVFRGTVWENIAYGAVGPRLSREASIAAARAAGVDAVLEGLRDGYDTLVSERGSTLSGGQKQCISVARAMARDPRVLVLDEPTTGLDARAEAVLVAALDRLAEGRTTIVVSHQLGAVQGADQIVFLDHGRIVERGTHRELLEARSRYWDLHSVQAGRLAPEAAAGRISTLTGGLR; this comes from the coding sequence ATGGCCGGCCAGAGATCGAGTGCGACGGCGGCTCGCTCGGCACCGTCGACCGGTGCGGCTGCGGCGACCGGTGCGGCCTCGACGACCGGTTCCGGATCCGGATCGGTGCTGCGCCGCTTCCTGCCCTTCCTCGGTCCGGTGCGCGGCACGCTCGCCCTGGGGATCGCGGCCGGCGTCGTCCAGACTGTCTTCCAATGGATGTCGCCGTGGCCGCTGAAGCTGATCTTCGACAGCGTCCTCAACAACATCCCGCTGCCGGCGTTTCTCGCCTTCCTGCCCGCCGCGCCGGACGCTCGCCTGGCAGTCCTCGCCGCCGGCATGGCGCTGATCGCTGTGGGGATCGGGGTCTTCGGCTATGCATCCACGGTCTGGCTCGCCCAGGCCGGCCAGCGCCTCGTGTACGACGTCCGGGTCGCCCTGTTCGGCCACCTCACGGCGCAGTCGCTCGCCTTTCACGACGCTCGCACAACCGGCGACATGATGAGCCGCCTGAGCGGAGACGCGCAGGCGCTCCAGGCGATGATGATCAGCGCTGTCCCGACCTTGCTCAACAACGTCCTCACCATGGTCGGCATCGTCGTCATCATGTTCCTCGTCGACTGGCGCTTCGCGCTGGTCACGCTGGCTCTCGTGCCCGTCCTGCATCTCAGTGCCCGGCGCATGATCGTGGGTCTCAAGACTGCCGTCCGCCAGGCACGCCGCCAGGAAGGGGTGGCGTCCGGGGTGGCCCAGGAGGTGCTCGCGGCCATTTCCGCGGTGCAGGTGTTCGGGCGGGAGTCAGACGAGTCCGACCGCTTCGCGAGCGCCACCGCCAACGGGCTCGCAGCCAGCCGGCGCGCGATCGCGTTGCAGTCGGGCCTGACGAGTGTGGCCGGCGGGATCATGGCCCTCGGCGCGGTGCCGGTGGTGTGGCTCGGCGCGCTCGCCATCATCCACGGCCAGCTCACGGTCGGTGAGTTGCTGCTCTTCACGGCCTACCTGCGGGCCACCTACACACCGATCCGGCAGACGGCCAAGCTGGCCATCGTGTTCGGCCAGGGGATGGCCGCCGCCGAACGGATCGCCGAAGTCCTCGACACGGCGGAGGAGGTTCCCGAGCGACCGTCGGCTCACGCCCCGGGCCCCGGTCCCGGGACCCTGACGTTCGAACACGTCGGCTACCGGTATGCGACGGGTCGCCCCGTGCTCGAAGACGTGGGGCTGGAGATCCCGGCAGGCACGCGGCTGGCGATCGTCGGTGCCACCGGATCGGGCAAGAGCACGCTGGTCCGGCTCATCCCGCGCTTCTACGATCCGACGGCCGGCAGTGTCCGACTCGACGGCGTGGATCTCCGCGACCTGACACTGGCCGGCCTGCGCGGACGGGTCGCGATGGTGACCCAGGAGCCATACGTCTTCCGGGGCACCGTCTGGGAGAACATCGCTTACGGCGCCGTCGGGCCTCGCCTCTCTCGGGAGGCGTCCATCGCCGCGGCCCGTGCGGCAGGCGTCGACGCGGTGCTCGAGGGCCTCCGCGACGGGTACGACACGCTCGTGTCCGAGCGCGGGTCGACGCTGTCGGGCGGACAGAAGCAGTGCATCTCCGTGGCGCGCGCGATGGCCCGCGATCCCCGGGTGCTCGTGCTCGACGAGCCGACGACCGGTCTCGACGCCAGGGCCGAAGCCGTGCTCGTGGCGGCTCTCGACCGACTGGCCGAGGGACGCACGACGATCGTCGTCAGCCACCAGCTCGGCGCCGTCCAGGGCGCCGATCAGATCGTCTTCCTGGACCACGGCCGCATCGTGGAACGGGGCACGCACCGCGAGCTCCTCGAAGCGCGGTCGCGCTACTGGGACCTGCATTCCGTCCAGGCCGGCCGACTCGCCCCCGAGGCAGCCGCCGGCCGCATCAGCACCCTCACTGGAGGACTCCGATGA
- a CDS encoding UDP-glucose/GDP-mannose dehydrogenase family protein, producing MIENPRAVDPTRLCVVGAGYVGLTAAACLAEAGHSVTCLEAAPHRLAMLEAGEMPIFEPGLAEIVARNRASGRLRFTADVAEAMNGTHYALLCVGTPPRDDGTPDLTQIARAARQLAAVAEGELVLIVKSTVPPGTCEALEILATDAAAPTVRVRVASNPEFLRESRAVADFFAPDRIVVGTDDHELGRRVADLYPAGSEVLICDRRSAELIKYAANTFLAVKISFANEVAGLCELLGADASPVLEGVGLDARIGGAFLGPGPGFGGSCLPKDLSGFLATAASLGYEAPIAAAALAVNERAPAAVVAKLELALDGLPGKRIAVLGLAFKPGTDDTRDSPGVALVRTLADRGAHVSVYDPLASCEGLPAEVHSDPYRAARGVDGLVIATGWPAFGELEPSTMRATMAGTVLVDAAGVLRGQGWREAGFSLYGIGWGLPSSLHPVIWQAINWAVPRAAA from the coding sequence ATGATCGAGAACCCGAGAGCGGTGGATCCCACCCGGCTCTGTGTCGTGGGGGCCGGCTATGTCGGCCTGACCGCCGCAGCCTGCCTCGCGGAGGCGGGCCACAGCGTGACCTGTCTCGAGGCCGCCCCGCACCGGCTGGCGATGCTCGAGGCCGGCGAGATGCCGATCTTCGAACCTGGTCTGGCCGAGATCGTCGCCCGGAATCGGGCCAGCGGCAGGCTGCGCTTCACCGCCGACGTCGCCGAGGCGATGAACGGGACCCACTACGCCCTGCTCTGCGTCGGAACTCCGCCGCGAGACGACGGGACACCCGACCTGACCCAGATCGCCCGGGCGGCGCGGCAGCTCGCGGCCGTCGCCGAAGGAGAGCTCGTCCTGATCGTCAAGAGCACCGTCCCGCCCGGGACCTGCGAGGCGCTCGAGATCCTCGCCACGGACGCCGCCGCACCGACGGTCCGCGTCCGCGTGGCGTCCAATCCGGAATTCCTTCGTGAGAGCCGGGCGGTCGCCGATTTCTTCGCGCCCGACCGCATCGTCGTCGGCACCGACGACCACGAGCTGGGCCGCCGGGTGGCCGACCTGTATCCCGCCGGGTCCGAGGTCCTGATCTGCGACCGGCGCAGCGCCGAGCTGATCAAGTACGCTGCGAACACCTTTCTGGCGGTCAAGATCTCGTTCGCAAACGAGGTCGCGGGCCTCTGCGAGCTCCTCGGCGCCGACGCAAGCCCGGTGCTCGAGGGCGTCGGCCTGGATGCACGGATCGGAGGAGCGTTCCTCGGCCCGGGTCCCGGCTTCGGCGGCTCCTGCCTTCCCAAGGACCTGTCCGGGTTCCTCGCCACGGCGGCGTCGCTCGGATACGAAGCTCCCATCGCGGCAGCCGCCCTGGCGGTCAATGAGCGAGCGCCCGCGGCCGTGGTCGCCAAGCTCGAGCTTGCGCTCGACGGCCTGCCCGGCAAGCGGATCGCCGTCCTGGGCCTGGCGTTCAAGCCAGGCACGGACGACACGCGCGACTCGCCCGGGGTCGCCCTCGTGCGGACCCTGGCCGATCGGGGTGCACATGTGAGCGTGTACGACCCGCTGGCCAGCTGCGAGGGCCTGCCGGCGGAGGTCCACAGCGACCCGTATCGGGCGGCCCGCGGCGTCGACGGGCTCGTGATCGCCACGGGCTGGCCGGCGTTCGGCGAGCTCGAACCGTCCACCATGCGCGCAACGATGGCCGGGACGGTGCTCGTGGACGCCGCGGGTGTCCTTCGCGGTCAGGGCTGGCGGGAAGCCGGCTTCAGTCTGTACGGCATCGGCTGGGGGTTGCCGAGCAGCCTGCACCCGGTGATCTGGCAGGCCATCAACTGGGCTGTCCCCCGCGCCGCCGCGTGA